In Mycolicibacterium lutetiense, the sequence ATATTGCCACCTGGCGACTCCCAGGACTAGAGCTAGATGCACAGCCGTTTCATTCGAGACGCCGCGACCGATAGGGCGGTCTTGCCCTGTGCATCGATAATGCACTCAACGGAAGCCCTGTCCATACTTACCCACGCCTGTAATGACTGCTCTCGGTTCATGCTGTATTCATTGAACATCGAGAAAGCGACTCTTGGGCCGCCAGCAATTCTTAGGATGCAAACGCCATGGATGACACGACGTTCGAAGGCCACAGCCCCAAGGACGTGGCTCGCGATATCTCGCGCGATATCGCGACGCTCCTCGTCGCGCACATGGACGGGTACGCCCTCCTCAACAAGAATCCCTTCGCGCAGGTCGACGGATACCCACCAGAACATCCGGGGTCTGCACCGATACGTATCGATAAGTATCTCGGCGACGCCGCCAAAGACATCGTCCAAGAAATCCGCATCGAACAGCCCACTCTTTACGGAGCAACGCTCTACCAGGAAGAAGAGATCCAGCTGTCGTATATCAAGGGCGAGGACACACGTCGCTACCGAGTCGTCGTCGACCCCCTCGACGGCTCCACCATCTACAGCGCGTTCGGCGTCGGCTGCGTTTCTGTCCTCGTCTACTGGTGGAAGAACCCCGATGACCGGCAGCGCCGCGAAGACATCTGGCAACTGCAGGGCGGATGTATCGCCCTCAATAATGGCTACGCCTTCACGTACACGCTTAACCGGCGCAGATTCCAAGATCCATTCGGCACCGTACGCGCCGACGTCGCCGTTTCGCGATTCGACCAACGCCCCCGCAGCCGCGGCGACTACAGACCCGTCGACATCATCAACCCCAATATCGACCTCGACGACAGAAACCCCGAAGGAAAGTCGACATACGTTCTGGCAAGTACGGCCGGATCCTCGCGCCGACGCAAATCGATCGAAGAAGACCTGGCGCGACACAGTGTGGACATAGACTTCCTCGGCAGTTTCGCTGCCAATCTGTCCGTCTGGGGCGCTGTCCTCGGCACCACCAGCGTGATCATCGATCCGGCCCCGTCCACCATGCACGACGGCAACTATCTGTTGGTGCTGCAAGCACTGAACTGGATCGTCCTCGACGCCAAGACGTGGGATGTAGTTCCTCTTCTGACAATCGCCGAGAGGCACTGCGAACCCACGATTACCCGCGAAGCACGCATTCCACCCATCTACGCGTTCCGCAACCGAGCGGTTATGGAACGATGGCGTGAAAGCAATGACCCCAGATCATAACGAGTGCGACCGCAGTCTGCTTACCGGGAGAGGCTGCCCTACAACATCGCTACAATCGGCCACGGCAGAATGGCGGGCCGCTGCACGGCACCACCCACGATTCGGCGCAAATGCCGTAGCCAGAATTGGGGCGAGGCGATGAGACGGCCACACGTAGGAGAAGCCGGGATATCAAATAGCGCCCATCATCAGGCGATCGCACAGGCGAATATCGATGCCGACAGCACCGGTCAACTCGACAACTTTCGCGCCATGGCACACGACAGCGTCCCAGCCACCAACATCACCGCGGCCAAGGCCCTCGCGTTCGACGACCTCGTAGCTGTCGTCGACGGTCGTACCCTCCAGATCCACTGGCACGCCGGGGACCGTGGTGCCGGCCTGGCCGCCTATAGGAACGCGCAGCGCACTTTCTATGTGCGCCGCGGGGCCTTTGAGGCCCTATGGCATGGCGGTGACGGTTTCATATACTTCAGCCTCAACCACGACACGGCCGGCACCACGGCATTCGGCCCCTTCTGCATTGCCATCGCTACCTCCCTTGACGGCCACCCTGACGCCGCCGTGTTTCCCGCCGACACCGCCCAGCGGTACACCGACTCGAGCGGAGGGATCAACGTCACGCAGGTCATGTCTGAGGTTGGCGACTGGACGGCCCGCGGCGACATCGCCGTCAACGAACTGCACACGGACGTCGTGCCCCCGCCGTCAACGTGGCCAAACCTACTATGCAGCAAGGATCGTTACCTTGAAATCGTTGTCGTCGGTCCAGTACCTCTGGCCGACGTCTTCGAGCTTCGGTTGAACCGTGACGATGCGAAGACACTGAACCGGCTCAGCCGCCAACAGCGACGAGGTGATCTATCCGACCCCACCGACATCGCTGCAGCGCTGGCCTACCAAGCGATTCGTCGCTGGCGCGGCACGCGTCTTCGAATAGTCTGATGGCATGGCTAGACACCGGGAACAGGGTTTAACGCTTGTTGCAATGCCCTCGAGCGGCGACGTGTTCATCGCCCAAGACAGCGATGGCGACTTATGGCTCTTTGAACCGGTGTTCAGCCGCCGAACCAAAGCCACAACCGACGACCTCACGCTCGCCCTCGCACGGCACGATTGGGACGCGGTCGACAGAACATTCCGGACGTGGCCAGAACTCGAGGCCTACCGACAGGACATCGCTCGTGCATTTATCGGCGGACGCACGTCGCGCCAATTCGCCGAGTACGACGAACGCGATGTGGAACTAGTTCTCGAGGAATCCCGCGACATTGATATCGATGAACGCGAGGAAACGCTCGACCTCTTATTTGCCGTGCTCAGATACGCCGAAGTGGTCCGCTCGGCCCCCTACCTCTTCAAGCAAGTCACCGACCGCATTGATGAGCTGCGCCAGCGACGGAGCACGCTGCTCGCAGACGAAAAAACGATGGCTCGAATGGCCCTACCCGCCGCGGCATAAGCATGCGCACGATCACATTCTATTCGTACAAAGGTGGGACAGGACGCACACTCCTCGTGGCCAACACCGCGATACTTGCTGCGCGCTTGGGCATGTCCGTGATGATGGTTGATCTCGACCTCGAAGCGCCTGGGCTGCCCTACAAGTTTCCCAACCAACCTAGAGCCAAACACGGGGTATTGGACTGGCTAACGGCGGAAGAACCGCCCACGGTAAACGACATCGCTACACAACTAGACGTTCCGCGGCCGTTCAGGCCGGGCGGCTCGCTGCACATGGTCGCAGCGGGACCGCCGCCGTCAATCGACTACCTGCACGGGATGAGATCGCTGCAGAAAGGAGCACTGGCGGACGATTCAAGCGTGGCCGTACATATGCTGGTCTCACTCTGCGACGCGATTCGCGATCGATGGGCCCCCGACCTTCTGCTCCTGGACGCCCGCACCGGTGTCACAACTACAAACTTCATCACCACCCGAGTACTGGCCGACGACGTTGTCGCGCTGACCCTGAACAACCCCGAACAGCTCGAGGGCACCCGCGCGGTGCTGCAATCGCTTGTGCCGTTGAGCAAGCCCGGCGACGATACCCCCCTAGGCCTCAGCGTGATCGTTAGCAGAGTCTCCGGGCGCGCCGCTAACATCGGATCATACGAATGGAGCGACGACGAGCTTGCGACCGTCGAATCGGTGCGCGACTACCTTACCGAGCCCGCCTCGCCTCTCAGTTTGACCCTGAACGACCCTCAGGTGCTGCTCCTCCACAATGATGAAAGAGTCGCCGCCCGCGAAACTCTGCTCATGGCTGGCAACACCTCGCTGCAGTCAACCGCCCTGCACGTCGACTACCTGCGCACCGCGGTGGCGCTGTTCGGCGCCGATCTCGATGACAGGATTTCGGCTGCCATCGCTGAAGCCGACGACCAAGACAGCGCCGGCGCGCGGGCCTCCTTCTTCGCCCGTGCTGGACATACCGGTGCCGTGAAACCCGATCCTGCACAACGGATCAGTGCTGACGACACGGACAACCTCAGCCTCACAGACCAAGTAACCCTACTGCGGTCGTTGGCTCTCAACGACCCCGCGCGTACACATGATCTGGCTGAGGCGTTGATCGCGCTCGCCGAAACCCAGCGAGCGCTTGGCGACCGGAGTGCGGCAGTGGAATCAGCGCGCGAAGCCTCTACGCTGCTGTCGCGCCTCGCCGACACCGACACCGAGAAATTCGCGTCTGATGCGTCGCGCAGCCTCGTAACATTGTCGACGTTTCTGGCAGAGTGCGGCGACGTCAACGAAGCATTGGCATCCGCCCAAGCGGCATACGAGAGAACCCAGTCCATCGCCATCACTGGACCGACGGCGGACCGCGCCCGGGCTCTGACTATCCTCACTGCGCGCTACGCCGAGAAAGGCGACGATCAAGCAGCGTTTCAGGCGGCCAGGGACGCTGCCGAGATGTGGCGCTCGCTCACGGCCGGATCCGAAGCCCAACCCGAGCTAGGTCACGCGCTTTCGGACCTGGCTACTCAGGCGGCGCAGGTCGGCGACTACGGGGGCGCGACCCATGCCGCAGAAGAAGCGGTCGCGATCTTTCGGTCGCTGACCGCCGACTACCCTCATCGGTATCTCTCCGACCTTGGCCACTCACTCGCCGGCCTCGCCGCCTCGTACTCCGACGTCGGCGCGCTGCAACCGGCTCACGATGCCGCCGCCGACGCCGCTGACCTATTCCGATCGTTAGCGCAGGCCGAACCAGAGAAGTACCTGGATGACCTCGCTCAGACTCTGGGCAATCTCGCTACCCGCTCGGCCGACCTTGGTCTGTACGAATCAGCGATCACGTCGGCGGAGGAAGCTGTCAGCATCTTCCGCCGTTTGGGCGTCATGGATCCAGATCGTTATCGCCCCGACCTAGCAGCGCTCCTCGCTTCGCTCAGCAGGTGGACTGGGCAAGCTGGCAACAAGGACGAAACAGTCCGTTACGGCCACGAAGCCGTCGACTTGTATCGGTCGCTCGCTGCCAACGAGCCGACTCGCTATAGCGCCGCACTGGCCTCCGCACTGACAGATCTAAGCATCGCAGAACCTTCCGCCACAGACGCCATCGACCTAGCTCAACAAGCCATCAGGCTGTACGAACCCCTCACTGTCGCACAGCCTTACGTGTACTCCTCGATCCTCGGGCGTGCCAAAGAGAACTTGGCGCGCCGTTACGCCCGCGACAATCGCAC encodes:
- a CDS encoding KGGVGR-motif variant AAA ATPase, giving the protein MRTITFYSYKGGTGRTLLVANTAILAARLGMSVMMVDLDLEAPGLPYKFPNQPRAKHGVLDWLTAEEPPTVNDIATQLDVPRPFRPGGSLHMVAAGPPPSIDYLHGMRSLQKGALADDSSVAVHMLVSLCDAIRDRWAPDLLLLDARTGVTTTNFITTRVLADDVVALTLNNPEQLEGTRAVLQSLVPLSKPGDDTPLGLSVIVSRVSGRAANIGSYEWSDDELATVESVRDYLTEPASPLSLTLNDPQVLLLHNDERVAARETLLMAGNTSLQSTALHVDYLRTAVALFGADLDDRISAAIAEADDQDSAGARASFFARAGHTGAVKPDPAQRISADDTDNLSLTDQVTLLRSLALNDPARTHDLAEALIALAETQRALGDRSAAVESAREASTLLSRLADTDTEKFASDASRSLVTLSTFLAECGDVNEALASAQAAYERTQSIAITGPTADRARALTILTARYAEKGDDQAAFQAARDAAEMWRSLTAGSEAQPELGHALSDLATQAAQVGDYGGATHAAEEAVAIFRSLTADYPHRYLSDLGHSLAGLAASYSDVGALQPAHDAAADAADLFRSLAQAEPEKYLDDLAQTLGNLATRSADLGLYESAITSAEEAVSIFRRLGVMDPDRYRPDLAALLASLSRWTGQAGNKDETVRYGHEAVDLYRSLAANEPTRYSAALASALTDLSIAEPSATDAIDLAQQAIRLYEPLTVAQPYVYSSILGRAKENLARRYARDNRTDAAIENVRDAIRLYHETADIDEWRRIERLAQALHELSGFLAMSATQLTVAGRDPEAHARRQEALTTASQSASFYRQLGNTNSERYLPALASVLSDIADLQALLGDGAKAQSADSEAHSIHNQLIHAKPPRRASGTATRISRFEIFREVGGGYSFRLKDANGQIILTGTPQPTIAGARNGIREIRDIASEPAEIMDVTEGGTT